The proteins below are encoded in one region of Girardinichthys multiradiatus isolate DD_20200921_A chromosome 19, DD_fGirMul_XY1, whole genome shotgun sequence:
- the aldh6a1 gene encoding methylmalonate-semialdehyde dehydrogenase [acylating], mitochondrial, with the protein MAALALRSVLRTKVHLKAGRLCYSSSVPTVKLFIDGKFVESKSSEWLDIHNPATNEVIARVPKATQEEMLAAVDSCSRAFRSWSETSVLSRQQIFLRYQQLIKDNIKELAKSITLEQGKTLADAEGDVFRGLQVVEHACSITSLMLGETLPSITKDMDTYTYRLPIGVCAGIAPFNFPAMIPLWMFPMGMVCGNTYLLKPSERVPTCTMLLAKMLQDAGAPDGTLNVIHGQHAAVNFICDHPAIKAISFVGSNQAGEYIYERGSKNGKRVQSNMGAKNHGVVMPDANKENTLNQLVGAAFGAAGQRCMALSTAILVGEARSWLPELVERAKALRVNAGDQPGADVGPLISPQARDRVCSLIQSGVDEGAQLLLDGRNVKVKGYESGNFVGPTIISKVTPGMKCYTEEIFGPVLIVLEADSLDDAICLVNKNPYGNGTAIFTTNGATARKYTHEVDVGQVGVNVPIPVPLPMFSFTGSRGSFRGDTNFYGKQGIQFYTQIKTITSQWKAEDATLKSPAVTMPTMGR; encoded by the exons gTCCATCTTAAAGCTGGCCGTTTGTGCTACTCCTCCTCAGTG CCAACTGTTAAACTCTTCATCGATGGGAAATTTGTAGAATCCAAATCCTCAGAATGGCTTGATATTCACAATCCT GCTACCAATGAAGTAATTGCCCGTGTCCCCAAAGCCACCCAGGAGGAGATGTTGGCTGCTGTAGACTCGTGCTCCAGAGCCTTTCGCTCCTGGTCTGAGACTTCTGTGTTGTCTCGGCAGCAGATCTTCCTGCGCTATCAGCAGCTTATCAAGGATAACATT AAAGAACTTGCCAAGTCCATCACATTGGAACAGGGCAAAACCCTAGCAGATGCAGAAGGAGACGTGTTCAGAGGATTGC AGGTCGTGGAGCATGCCTGCAGCATCACATCTCTGATGCTCGGTGAAACCCTGCCCTCCATCACCAAGGATATGGATACCTACACCTACCGTCTTCCTATCGGTGTGTGTGCCGGCATCGCCCCCTTCAACTTCCCCGCCATGATCCCCCTGTGGATGTTCCCTATGGGCATGGTGTGCGGCAACACGTACCTGCTGAAGCCGTCAGAGCGTGTGCCGACCTGCACCATGCTGCTGGCCAAGATGCTGCAGGACGCCGGTGCTCCAGACGGGACTCTGAACGTCATACATGGGCAGCATGCTG ctgtGAATTTCATCTGTGACCacccagccatcaaggccatcAGCTTTGTCGGCTCAAACCAAGCTGGGGAGTATATTTATGAAAGAGGCTCTAAAAATGGCAAAAGAGTCCAATCCAACATG GGCGCCAAGAACCATGGTGTGGTAATGCCCGATGCCAACAAGGAGAACACTCTGAATCAGCTTGTGGGAGCTGCGTTCGGGGCAGCGGGACAGCGCTGCATGGCCCTATCCACGGCCATCCTGGTGGGCGAGGCGCGGAGCTGGCTGCCGGAGCTGGTGGAGCGTGCCAAGGCTCTGCGAGTAAACGCAG GGGACCAGCCTGGCGCAGATGTGGGGCCCCTGATCTCTCCACAAGCCAGGGACAGAGTCTGCAGTCTGATCCAGAGCGGAGTGGACGAAGGAGCTCAACTTCTCCTCGATGGCCGAAACGTCAAGGTCAAAGGTTACGAAAGTGGCAACTTCGTCGGCCCCACCATCATCAGCAAAGTCACA CCTGGGATGAAGTGCTACACGGAGGAGATCTTCGGCCCTGTCCTGATTGTCCTTGAGGCAGACAGTCTTGACGATGCCATCTGTCTGGTCAACAAGAACCCATATGGCAACGGCACGGCCATCTTCACCACAAACGGCGCCACAGCACGCAAATACACTCACGAGGTGGACGTGGGCCAG GTTGGAGTCAATGTGCCCATCCCCGTTCCGCTCCCCATGTTCTCTTTCACTGGATCGAGAGGATCCTTCAGAGGGGACACCAACTTCTACGGAAAACAG ggcATCCAGTTTTACACACAGATCAAAACTATAACCTCACAATGGAAAGCTGAAGATGCTACCTTGAAAAGCCCTGCTGTTACCATGCCAACAATGGGACGCTGA
- the si:ch211-163l21.10 gene encoding basal body-orientation factor 1, whose protein sequence is MPTTKTSKTKREKGGKGKKSSKHEPKSEKEPDLETARANAALWELKLKTTEQDLSDYRGAHHNMARMNEQLTNQLYRSEQNAVGMTGYWQREVEDREEKIRMLEDKLKTQEALALQKRNKQAQDFQMLQDEIRIMEENEARLEKELNVMRKSMDFSKKEHEENLRKTEDNFQRDKTNLKREMMVLCNQEIAQMKLDHHEAIVQMERELHSAFKEQDRLNETLKATIQKAEDLKQLTHSLAKEKLSLTLEKDMLESTVKKNTAKIEVKEKKLSEVMAKVTSLELALGEISRKLEHQEEEEKRNLVTIQAGQVELDKLQMLLTMREKEMQHVKQLARTIIDKRREVEVFFHEALDHVRQEIVASRLRYKKQALQDYQQKFREATARMIKFPPIRTFNKSPNSNSYLYADMEAAAQGSHSPSSEVHMSHLTWEQKEKVLSLLFAKMNGQTERKVCRAMDLCASSKEQKWAF, encoded by the exons ATGCCTACAACAAAAACCTCCAAAACGAAGCGGGAGAAAGGCGG gaaaggaaagaaaagctCCAAACATGAGCCTAAATCCGAGAAGGAGCCGGATCTGGAGACGGCCAGAGCCAACGCCGCTCTGTGGGAGCTGAAACTGAAGACCACCGAGCAGGATCTATCTGACTACCGGGGCGCCCACCATAACATGGCCCGCATGAACGAGCAGCTCACCAATCAGCTGTACCGCTCTGAGCAGAACGCTGTGGGCATGACCGGGTATTGGCAGAGAGAAGTAGAAGACCGGGAGGAGAAG ATCAGGATGCTCGAAGataaactcaaaacacaagagGCCCTTGCACTtcaaaagagaaacaaacag GCTCAAGACTTTCAAATGCTCCAGGACGAAATAAGAATAATGGAGGAAAATGAAGCTCGGTTGGAGAAGGAACTCAATGTT ATGAGAAAAAGCATGGACTTTTCAAAGAAAGAACATGAGGAAAACCTAAGGAAAACTGAGGACAACTTCCAAAGAGATAAG ACAAACCTAAAGAGGGAGATGATGGTCCTGTGCAATCAAGAGATAGCCCAGATGAAGCTGGACCACCATGAAGCTATTGT tcAGATGGAAAGGGAATTACACTCTGCATTCAAGGAGCAAGATCGCTTGAATGAAACACTGAAAGCTACAATCCAAAAAGCCGAAGACCTGAAGCAACTGACACATTCGCTGGCTAAGGAAAAGCTCTCACTAACGCTGGAGAAG GACATGCTCGAGTCGACGGTTAAGAAGAACACTGCAAAGAtagaagtaaaagaaaaaaagctgtcTGAAGTCATGGCCAAAGTTACTTCCCTGGAGCTGGCCCTTGGAGAAATCTCCAGAAAACTCGAGCatcaggaagaggaggagaagaggaACCTGGTTACCATTCAGGCCGGCCAGGTAGAGCTGGACAAACTGCAGATGCTCCTCACCATGCGAGAGAAGGAGATGCAGCATGTCAAGCAGTTGGCGAGGACCATCATAGATAAACGCAGAGAAGTGGAGGTGTTCTTCCATGAAGCGCTGGATCATGTCAGGCAGGAGATTGTTGCCAGCAGACTTCGGTACAAAAAGCAAGCACTTCAGGATTATCAGCAGAAGTTTAGAGAGGCCACAGCTAGGATGATAAAGTTCCCACCCATCCGTACCTTTAATAAAAGTCCCAACAGTAACAGTTACCTTTATGCAGACATGGAGGCAGCTGCACAAGG GTCTCATTCTCCAAGCAGCGAGGTCCACATGTCTCATCTCACATGGGagcagaaggaaaaagtgcTCAGCCTTCTCTTTGCTAAAATGAATGGACAGACGGAAAG GAAGGTCTGCAGGGCTATGGATCTGTGCGCTTCCAGCAAGGAGCAGAAATGGGCTTTTTGA